A window from Drosophila kikkawai strain 14028-0561.14 chromosome 2L, DkikHiC1v2, whole genome shotgun sequence encodes these proteins:
- the LOC108072833 gene encoding zinc finger protein Paris-like translates to MEDTCRICMGKPQALVKIFDGTPPQSEAPIADMISQYTGFSVSKGDSLPETICSPCLQDVRRAYQSQESREHQNLLKEEVDPTQIEFFTITEFKCEDDEEEIQDFHSEVQNEGVEEGLRQDVDPYENYNDFQVKNEPVEENTVDGGDSEVGLIEWQVKSEEVEYDEEDDDNDRDYIDESEVLSKDGEPPFKCTLCSKSFSTQRKLKKHILYHNSKKTYQCTQCPKSFLSPSNLENHVRTHTGERPHKCSQCPKSYAQLSALNTHYLSHTGERPHKCPHCPKSFLTSPSLKVHVRSHTGERPYQCTLCPKTFLRRSYLDNHYNVHTDVIKASESLAGSEVFKCTHCPKTFLKETWLKKHIRNYSSEKAHKCSLCPKSFISRNNLEDHIRTHTGERPFQCTECPKSFSSSIGLKRHVLTHSTEKAHHCPHCSRSFTVKENLTRHLRSHSPTLKGPSTGSEPAFEEEDILGK, encoded by the coding sequence ATGGAGGACACGTGCCGAATTTGCATGGGAAAGCCGCAGGCCTTggttaaaatatttgatgGGACGCCTCCTCAATCGGAAGCTCCCATTGCAGATATGATATCTCAATACACTGGCTTCTCCGTTTCTAAAGGGGATTCCCTGCCAGAAACCATCTGCTCCCCTTGCCTGCAGGATGTACGAAGGGCGTATCAGAGCCAGGAGAGCAGGGAGCACCAGAACCTTTTAAAGGAGGAAGTGGATCCAACGCAGATTGAATTTTTTACCATAACTGAATTCAAATGTgaggacgacgaggaggaaATCCAAGATTTCCATTCCGAAGTGCAAAACGAAGGCGTCGAAGAAGGTTTGAGGCAGGATGTTGATCCATATGAAAACTATAACGACTTCCAAGTGAAAAATGAGCCAGTTGAAGAAAACACTGTCGACGGAGGGGACTCCGAGGTGGGCCTTATCGAATGGCAAGTGAAAAGCGAAGAAGTTGAATACGATGAAGAGGACGATGATAACGATAGGGATTATATCGACGAGAGTGAAGTCCTTAGCAAAGATGGGGAGCCACCCTTCAAGTGTACCCTCTGCTCGAAGTCCTTCTCAACTCAACGTAAGCTCAAGAAGCACATCCTCTATCACAACAGTAAAAAGACGTACCAGTGCACCCAATGCCCGAAATCCTTTCTCTCGCCATCCAACCTGGAGAACCACGTTCGCACACACACCGGCGAAAGGCCGCATAAGTGCTCCCAGTGCCCAAAGTCCTACGCCCAGCTATCTGCTCTCAATACACACTACCTGAGCCACACTGGGGAAAGGCCACACAAGTGCCCTCACTGCCCAAAGTCGTTCCTAACGTCACCTAGTCTCAAAGTGCACGTCCGAAGTCACACCGGCGAAAGGCCCTACCAGTGCACACTCTGCCCAAAGACTTTTCTGCGGCGATCTTACCTGGACAACCATTACAACGTCCACACTGATGTGATAAAAGCCAGTGAGAGCCTCGCGGGATCGGAGGTCTTCAAGTGCACCCACTGCCCCAAGACTTTCCTAAAAGAAACCTGGCTCAAGAAGCACATTCGAAATTATAGTAGCGAAAAGGCGCACAAGTGCTCGCTCTGCCCGAAATCCTTTATTTCCCGAAACAATCTGGAAGACCACATCCGTACGCACACCGGCGAGCGACCGTTTCAGTGTACCGAATGTCCGAAATCGTTTTCGAGTTCCATTGGACTCAAGCGTCACGTCCTAACGCACTCTACGGAGAAGGCCCACCACTGTCCCCACTGCTCCAGGTCGTTTACTGTCAAGGAGAATCTGACGAGGCATCTTCGCTCGCACTCGCCGACCCTCAAGGGTCCCAGCACGGGCAGTGAGCCAGCTTTTGAAGAAGAGGATAT
- the LOC108072841 gene encoding farnesol dehydrogenase — translation MERWHNKLAVVTGASGGIGAACARAMIGAGLRVVGLARREAKLKELRDSLPAHLQANFIPRRCDVSKEEQVLSSFDWIERELEGADVLLNNAGITRETELVTPGNTQKLREVMDTNVMGVIWCTREAFNNMKKRGNEGHVLIINSIAGHQVLNFIDVLPSFNIYPATKFAITAITETYRQEFQLHTKKIRVTGICPGAVNTNIFPEEIHFYVKDMARLEPANIADAVMYALRTPPHVQVHEITIKPMGEIF, via the exons ATGGAGCGCTGGCACAACAAATTGGCCGTGGTCACAGGCGCTAGCGGTGGCATAGGAGCAGCCTGCGCCCGGGCCATGATAGGAGCAGGGTTGCGTGTGGTGGGCCTTGCTCGACGGGAGGCAAAGCTCAAGGAACTGAGGGACAGCCTACCGGCACACCTGCAGGCTAACTTTATACCACGACGATGTGATGTCTccaaggaggagcaggtgCTCAGCTCGTTCGACTGGATCGAAAGGGAGCTCGAGGGTGCCGATGTTCTGCTCAACAATGCCGGAATCACGCGTGAAACAGAACTAGTTACTCCGggaaacacacaaaaacttCGTGAGGTAATGGACACAAATGTAATGGGCGTGATCTGGTGCACACGGGAGGCCTTCAACAACATGAAGAAAAGAGGCAACGAGGGCCATGTTCTGATCATCAACAGCATCGCTGGACACCAGGTGCTGAATTTTATCGATGTACTGCCCTCCTTTAACATCTATCCGGCGACAAAGTTCGCCATCACGGCCATCACGGAGACCTATCGCCAAGAGTTCCAGCTGCACACGAAGAAGATTCGAGTGACCGGGATTTGTCCTGGGGCAGTGAACACCAATATCTTTCCCGAGGAGATTCACTTTTATGTGAAGGATATGGCCCGCCTAGAGCCAGCAAATATTGCTGATGCAGTGATGTACGCTTTGAGGACGCCACCACATGTCCAG GTACATGAGATCACCATTAAGCCAATGggcgaaatattttaa